The Phaeacidiphilus oryzae TH49 region GTTCGCGGGGGACTCCGGTGACGGCATGCAGCTCACCGGTGACCGGTTCACATCGGAGACGGCGTCGTTCGGCAACGACCTGTCGACCCTCCCCAACTTCCCGGCCGAGATCCGGGCCCCAGCCGGCACCCTCCCGGGCGTGTCGTCGTTCCAGCTGCACTTCGCCGACCACGACATCCTGACCCCGGGGGACGCCCCCCACGTGCTGGTGGCGATGAACCCGGCCGCCCTCAAGGCGAACCTGCCGGACCTGCCGTCCGGCGCCGAGATCATCGTGAACACCGACGAGTTCACCAAGCGCGCGCTGTCCAAGGTCGGCTACGGCGCCGACCCGCTGGGCGACGGCTCGCTGGACGGCTACCGGCTGCACAAGGTGCCGCTGACCACCCTGACCGTCGAGGCGCTGAAGGACTCGGGCCTGGCCCGCAAGGACGCCGAGCGGGCCAAGAACATGTTCGCGCTGGGCCTGCTGTCCTGGATGTACAACCGGCCGACCGAGGGCACGGAGTCCTTCCTGCGGCAGAAGTTCGCCAAGAAGACCGACATCGCCGAGGCCAACGTCCGGGCGTTCCAGGCGGGTTGGAACTTCGGCGAGACCACGGAGGACTTCGCGGTCTCGTACGAGGTGGAGCCGGCCAAGGAGGCCTTCCCGGCCGGCACCTACCGCAACATCTCCGGCAACGTGGCCCTGGCCTACGGCCTGATCGCGGCCTCCCAGCGCTCGGGGCTGCCGCTGTACCTCGGCTCGTACCCGATCACCCCGGCCTCGGACGTGCTCCACGAGCTGTCCAAGCACAAGAACTTCGGGGTGCGGACCTTCCAGGCGGAGGACGAGATCGCCGGGATCGGGGCCGCGCTGGGCGCGGCCTTCGGCGGTTCCCTGGCCGTGACGACGACCTCGGGGCCCGGTGTGGCGCTGAAGTCGGAGACCATCGGGCTGGCCGTGTCGCTCGAGCTGCCGCTGCTGGTGGTGGACATCCAGCGCGGCGGCCCCTCGACGGGCCTGCCGACCAAGACCGAGCAGGCGGACCTGCTGCAGGCGATGTTCGGGCGCAACGGCGAGGCGCCGGTGCCGATCGTCGCCCCGGCGACGCCCGCCGAGTGCTTCTCGGCGGCGCTGGAGGCCGCGCGGATCGCCCTGACCTACCGGACGCCGGTCTTCCTCCTGTCGGACGGGTACCTGGCGAACGGCTCGGAGCCGTGGCGGATCCCTGACGTGGCGTCACTTCCCGACCTCGGCGTGGAGTTCGCGACCGAGCCGAACCGCGAGGACGGCTCGTTCTGGCCGTATCTGCGCGACGAGGAGACGCTGGCCCGTCCGTGGGCGGTGCCCGGCACGCCGGGACTCGAGCACCGGATCGGCGGTATCGAGAAGCAGGACGGCACCGGGAACATCTCCTACGACCCGGACAACCACGAGAGGATGGTCCGGCTCCGGCAGGCCAAGGTGGACGGCATCGCGAAGACGGTGAAGCCGATCGCGGTCGATGATCCGAGCGAGGACGCCAGGCTTCTGGTGCTGGGCTGGGGCTCGACCTACGGGCCGATCGCGGCGGCGGTGCGCCGGGTGCGGGACGCCGGCGGCCGGGTGGCCCAGGCGCACCTGCGGCACCTCAACCCGTTCCCGGCCAACCTCGGCGAGCTGCTGAAGTCCTATGACCGGGTGCTGGTCCCGGAGATGAACATGGGTCAGCTGGCGCTGCTGATCCGCGGCAGGTACCTGGTGGACGCGCGCTCCTTCACCCAGGTGCGCGGTCTGCCGTTCAAGGCCGAGCAGCTCGCCGACGCGATCAAGGCAGAACTCGAGGAGACCGACCGTGTCTGAGACCACCGCCAACGGCAGCGCCGCCAACGGCCGCGCCAACGGCAGCGCCGCCAACGGCAATGCCGCCAACGGCAACGGACATGTCCCGCACCGGAACGGGGCGACCGCCCTCGCGGAGGGCGGCTTCCCCTCGCTGCGCCTGGTGCCCAAGACCGACGCCAAGCAGACCGTCAAGGACTTCAAGTCGGACCAGGAGGTCCGCTGGTGCCCCGGCTGCGGCGACTACGCCGTGCTGGCCGCCGTGCAGTCCTTCCTGCCGGAGCTGGGTCTGGCCCGGGAGAACATCTGCTTCGTCTCCGGCATCGGCTGCTCCTCCCGCTTCCCGTACTACATGAACACCTACGGGATGCACTCGATCCACGGCCGCGCGCCGGCGATCGCCACCGGCCTCGCCACCTCCCGGCGCGACCTGAGCGTATGGGTGGTCACCGGCGACGGCGACGCGCTGTCCATCGGCGGCAACCACCTCATCCACGCCCTTCGCCGCAACGTCAACCTGAAGATCCTCCTCTTCAACAACCGGATCTACGGGCTGACCAAGGGCCAGTACTCGCCGACCTCCGAGCAGGGCAAGGTGACCAAGTCGACCCCGATGGGCTCGCTGGACGCCCCCTTCAACCCCCTCTCGCTGGCGATCGGCGCCGAGGCCTCCTTCGTGGGCCGGACCATCGACTCCGACCGCAAGCACCTGCAGTCGGTGCTGCGGGCGGCGGCCGAGCACGAGGGCTCCGCCCTGGTGGAGATCTACCAGAACTGCAACATCTTCAACGACGGCGCCTTCGAGACCCTGAAGGAGCCGGGCACCCGGGACGAGGCGCTGATCCGGCTGGAGCACGGGCAGCCGATCCGCTTCGGCGCCGAGGGCGCCCACGGCGTCTTCCGCGACCCGGCCACCGGCGAGCTGACGACCCGTGAGGTCACCCCGGAGAACGAGGCCGAGGTGCTGGTCCACGACGCCCACGCGGCCAGCCCCGCCACCGCCTTCGCGCTGACCCGGCTGGCGGACGCGGACACCCTCCACCGGACGCCGATCGGGGTGCTGCGCTCGGTCGAGCGCCCGGTCTACGACACCCTGATGGCCGAGCAGCTGGAGGCGGCCGTGGGGGCCAAGGGCGAGGGCGACCTGGCCGCGCTCCTCACCGGCAGCGACACCTGGCAGGTCGGCTGACCACCGGTCGTACGCCGATCGACGTACTGCGGCGCCGCGGGGGAGACCCGCGGCGCCGCAGGCGTCTCCGGACCGCACTCCTTGCGCCGATCAGGCGTTAAGGAGTCGTTAGAAACGTTAAAGCGACAGCAAATCTGTCCGAATTGTCGCATTGTCAGAGGGTATCCATGCTCGGGTGTCCTCCGCGTCCGCGTCCGCGGGCCCGGAGGACCGCTCAAGCCCGACCCTCCAGACGCCGAATCGGACCCCGTAGCCATGGCACGTCGCACTGAAGGCCCCGCCGCCCCGGACGCCCCCTCGCAACCGGAGACGCCCCCGGGCGGACGGGCCCCCGGCGGCGCCACCGCGCACGCGGCGGAGAACCTTCCGGAGTCCCTCGGCTACCGGATCAAGAAGCGGCTGCTCGGCCGGCCCCTGGTGACCGAGCAGCTGGGCGAGGAGAAGCTCTCCAACCCGATCGCCCTCGGCGTCCTCGCCTCCGACTGCATCTCCTCCTCCGCGTACGGCTCGGAGCAGATGCTCACCATCCTGGTGCCGGTGATCGGGATGTCGGCGTTCAGCATGCTGATGCCGGTCACCTTCGTCATCCTCGCGGTGCTGTTCGTCCTCACCCTGTCCTACCGGCAGGTCGTGATGGTCTACACCCGGGCCGGCGGCTCGTACGTGGTCGCCAGGGACAACTTCGGGCCGAACGTGGCCCAGGTCGCCGCGGTGGCGCTGCTGATCGACTACATCGTCACGGTGGCGGTGCAGACCGCCGCCGGAACGGACGCCATCGCCTCGCTGGTGCACCTCCTGGGCAACGGCTACACCGGTTTCGACCGGTACAAGCTGGCGTTGTCCGTGGTGATCGTGCTGGTGCTGTGCTGGGGCAATCTGCGCGGGATCCGGGAGGCCGGCCGGGCCTTCGCCATGCCCGCGTACCTCTTCATGGGGGCGATGGCGCTGGTCTTCGCGGTCTCCGCGATCCGGCTGGCGATGGGCGACCTGCCGCACGCCGACGTCCACGCGGCGGGCGCGATGACGCTCGGCGGCCACGGCGGCACCGGGGTGCTGATGGGGGCCTCGGTCTTCATCGTGCTCAAGTCCTTCGCCAACGGCGGTTCCTCGCTGACCGGTCTGGAGGCGATCTCCAACGGCGTCAGTGCCTTCCGCAGCCCGCAGGGGGTGAACGCCCGGAAGACGCTGGTGGCGATGAGCTGCATCCTCGGCGTGCTGGTGCTCGGCGTCTCCACACTGGCCTTCATCACCCACGCCATCCCGTACAACTCCGGCAACCCGACGGTGATCTCGCAGGAGGCCAGCCTGGCCTTCGGCGGCGGCTGGCTCGGGCAGGCCGGACTGGTCTTCGTCCAGCTGGCCACCGCGCTGATCCTCTACACCGGCGCCAACACCTCCTTCAACGGCTTCCCGTTCCTGGCCAGCTTCGTCGCCGAGGACTCCTTCCTGCCAAGGCAGCTGACCAAGCGCGGCCACCGGCTGGCGTTCTCGGCCGGCATCACCGTCCTCACCGTGATCGCGCTGGGGCTGCTGATCGGCACCGACGGGCGGCTGGACAAGCTGGTCGCGATGTACGCGATCGGCGTCTTCACCGGCTTCTTCATGGCCGGCATCGGGATGTTCAAGCACTTCTGGACGCGGCGGGAGGCCCGGCGCCGGACGGCCGGGCTGATCGTCAACGGGCTGGCCGCGCTCGCCTCCGCGGCGGTGGTGATCATCTTCGCGATCACCAAGTTCACCGAGGGCGCCTGGATGGTCGTGGTGATCTTCCCGATCGGCGTCTACTCGCTGATCCGGGTCAACCGCCGCTATCGCGAGGAGGCCGAGGCGCTGGCCGCCGCGCCCGCCGACGCCACCCGGCCGACCGCCCGCAAGCAGCTGATGTTCGTCCTGGTCGACCGGGTCGACCTGGCCGTCCTCAAGGCCATCCGGTACGCCCGCTCGCTGCGGCCGGCCGAGCTGCGGGCGGTGCACTTCATGGTGGACAGCAGGGAGGCCGAGCGGCTGGGCGCGCACTGGGACGAGGCGGAGGTGGGCGACCTGCCGCTGGAGATCGTCCAGTGCCCGGACCGCCGGATCACCCGCGCCCTGCTGGAGTACATCGCGCGGGCCGCGGACACCCCGGGGGCGCAGGTGACCCTGCTGATCCCGGAGCGGACCTACTCGCCGATCCTCGGCCGGCTGCTGCACCGCAGGACTCCGGACCACATCGCCCGGGCCGTCGGCAAGCTGCCGAACGTGGTCGCCACCATCGTGCCGTTCGACGTGGTGCTGCCGAGGCGTCCGGCCAAGGACTGACCTGGCCTGAGCGCGTCAGGAGTATTGACAGCCCTCTCGCCGTGCGGTTGTGTGCGGAACCGTTTGGGGGTGGGGAATTTGCTCGCCAGAAGGCGCCAATCCGCGATCCTCGCGGAGATCCGCACGATCGGCAGTGTGCGCGTGGCCGAGCTCTCCGCCCGCTACCGGGTCTCGGAGATGACGATCCGCCGGGACCTGGCGGCGCTCGCCCGGCAGGGGCTGGTGGAGAAGGTGCACGGCGGCGCGCTCCTCTCCGGTTCGGGGACCGGGGCCGGGCGGGCGGTCGAGCCCGGCTTCGAGGCCAAGTCCTCCTGGGCGCCGGCCGCCAAGGAGGAGATCGCGCGGGCCGCCGCGGCGCTCGCCGTCCCCGGCAGCGCGGTCGCGCTCTCCGCGGGCACCACCACCCGGGCGCTGGCCCGCCACCTGGCGGGGGTGCCGCGGCTCACCGTGGTGACCAACTCGGTGCGGGTCGCCGAGGCGCTGGAGGAGGAGGCCGGCCGTCGTCCGGAGGGGGACGGGGCGACGGTGGTCCTCACCGGCGGTGTCCGGACCCCGTCGGACGCACTGGTCGGCCCGATCGCCGAACTGGCCCTCCACGAGCTGCACGTCGACCTCCTCTTCACCGGCTGCCACGGGATCGACCCGTCGGCCGGCCTGACCACCCCCAACCTCGCCGAGGCGGAGACCAACCGGGCGCTGGTCGGCTGCGCCGGGCGGGTGGTGGCGGTGGCCGACCACAGCAAGTGGGGTGTGGTGAGCCTCAGCTCGTTCGTGTCGCTGTCCGGCGTGGACACCCTGGTCACCGACGCGGACCTGGCGGAGCCGGCGCGCCGCGCGGCGCGCGACCACGTCCGCCGGCTGATCGTCGCCGACGCGGACCCGGCCCGTGGGGGCTGACGCCGCCCCGGCGCGGGGCGACCGTCAGTCGGTGAAGGCGTACTTCTTCCCGGCGGCTGCCAGCGCCTCCTGGAAGGAGGACTGCTGGCGGGTCTTCAGGAAGGCCGTCACCGCGGTGTCGATCGCGGAGTTCCAGTCGTTGGTGACCAGCGTGCCGTGGGTGACCGAGCCGACCAGCCGGGTCGACTTGGCCCGCCACAGGTCCAGCGACCACTTCTGGTACTCGTCGTAGAGCGTCCGCTCGGTGGAGTCGACGCTCGCCCGGGGCGGGATCGCGCCCTTCACGGTGTCGAAGTCGTCCTGGCCGCGCCGGCTGCCGCACTCCTTGAGCCAGGCGACCGCCGCGTCCCGGTTCTTGGCGCCCTTGGGCAGGGTGAAGCAGTCCGCCTCGAACTCGAAGACGCCCTCGGTGCCGGGCACCGGCGCCCAGTTGTAGTCCTTGCGCGGGGTCAGGTAGAGCGAGCCGGCCTTGAGGTTGGCCTCCGCCCAGTCGCCCATGATCTGGTAGCAGGCCTTGCCCTGGCCGAGCTTCTGGGTGGCCTGGTCCCAGGTGAGGCTGCCGTCCAGCGAGCTGCAGTACGGCAGCAGTTCGGCGAAGTAGGAGATGGCCTGCTTGACCCCGCTGGAGCCGAAGTTCCCGCCCGGCTTCCACAGCGCGGTGTACTGGTCCGGCCCGAGGACGCTCAGCAGCAGCGTCTCGAACGCGTGCTTGAACGACCATTCCTCGGAGGTGGCCAGCGGGATGATGCCGCCGCCGGACCGCTGGACGGTCTTCAGGTTGTCCAGGAATTCCCGGATCGTGGTGGGCGAGCTGGATATGCCGAGATGGTCGCAGATCTTCTGGTTCGACCACAGCATGTTGATGTGGTGGATATCCACCGGAACCGCATAGTACGACCCGCCCTTGCGGATCATCGGCAGCAGCTGGGGGTTGAAGGTCTTCTCCCAGCCCTCCTGGTGGTAGAGGAAGTCCACCGGCTCCAGCTGGCCGGCCTCGACATAGCCGTGGAGGGCGCCGCCGATCTGCCCCTGGAAGGTGTCCGGCGGGCTGCCCGCCTGCAGACGGCGGGCCAGCTCGGCCTTGGCCGCGGTGCCGGCGCCGCCGGCCACCGCCCGGTTGACGAACCTGACCGTCGGGTTGTTCAGCGAGAAGTCGGCGACCAGGGCGTTCAGCGCGTCCTTCTCGCCGCCCGCCGTCCACCAGGAGAAGACCTCAAGCTGCCCGCTGGGCGTGCCGGACGACGAGGCGCCGCCGCCGCTGCCGCAGGCGGCCAGCGCGGCCGCCGCCGCGGAGAGCCCGCTGGCGGCGAGAAAGGCCCGGCGAGTGATGGGCATGGTGAGACGACTCCCCCGTGGGTCAGCGGTGCCGGATTGGCTTTATCTGACAGGTCGGGACCGTGGTGCGTCAAGTTCATTGGAAATACGCGGCCTTGGGGGAGCGGAGGCTCCTGGGGATTTACCCCACAGTCACCAGGGGACTGCGGAACGCTGTGGTTCGTGATCGACCAATCGCATTGGGGCCACCACGCTGCGTGGTGTCATCGCTGGTCAGAATACGCGCGATGCGGGCGGCCGTACGCCGTGCCCTTTTGTGCGGAAGGTGCGGAAACCATGACGCCCGCCGCACCGGAGGTGCGACGGGCAATCATGATCGTGTCCGATCAGTCTGCCGATTCGGGCCCCGCGAAACGGTGGCCGCTTCCTGCCCCCCAGTGGCCGCCAGCGGAAGCGCGGGGTCCGAATCGGGCGGTTCAGTGACCGGCGTCATGCTCCAGGACGGTCGGCGTGACGGCTCCCGCGTAGACCGTGCCGTTGTCGGCGATCAGCACGTTGACCACCCGGGTGGAGAAGAGCGTCCCACCGGGGACGGACTTGCCGAGGCTCTTCAGCGAGCCCAGCCCGCCGAGCGCGGACGGGGCCGAGGACGAACCCGTGTGGGCGGAGCCGGACTTCGCGGCCTTCGGAGCGGTGAACTCCACCACCGTGGTCCAGCCCGAGCCGATCGTCCTCTCGGAGCCCCCGGAGAGCCCGGGCAGCCCGGCCGCGCCCGAGCCGGCGGCGCCGGGGCGCCCCGGCACGCCCTTGAGGTGGAGGGCCTTCTTCTGGCCCGGGGTCAGCGCGCCCTTGTGGTTCGGCTGCACGCCGGCCGAGGCGTCGTGGGTGACCACCTTGGCGCCCTTCGGCGGGGCGTAGTCGAAGGCGGCCGCCGCCGGGGTGCCGAAGTCGACCGTGGTGAAGCGGACGTCGACGATCGGGTCCCCGCCGTCCGTCGAGTCGGCCTGCACCTGCAGCGGGGTGAAGGTGGCCGCGTCCACCGCGATCCGCACCTCGCTGACCGTGGAGCCGGCGCCCTTGGGCTTCAGCACCAGCTGGTACGCGTTCCGCCCGGCCACCCGGGTCGCCCCGGCGACGGACACGTCGGTCGTCGGGCCCAGCTGCCGCAGCGCCTTGTCGGCCGCCTGCTGGGGGGTCATGCCGGCCAGGCCGGCCGCCGTCCGGTCGGCGGGGTCGCTCTTGGTGCTGAGACCGGTGAGGTGGGTGGCGGTGTTCTTCGCGCCGTCGTACACCCAGGCCTGGGAGCCGTTGCGGACCAGCACCTCCTGCCCGCCGGGGAGGTCGGGGGCGACCAGCTTCGCCCGGTGCGCCGGGCCGTCCACTGCCACCTGGAAGGTGTGGGTGCCGGAGAGCAGCGCGGTCATCGCGGCCCGCGGGGAGAGCCCGCCGCCGCTGCCGGAGGCCGCGGAGCTGGGCAGCTGGTCCAGGATCTGGGCCGGAACGCCCAGGTCGCTGCTGCTCTGCACGGTGCCGCTGAGCGTCTGCTGCTTCGCCGCCATGACCTTGGCCACCAGCTGCTGCGGCGTCAGGGTCGGCAGGGACGGGCTGGCGGACGCGGCGAGCGCGGGCACCAGGCCCACCCCCACGATGCCGACCGCGGCGACGCCCGCGGGCAGCAGCACCTGGCGCGAGCGCCAGCGCGGCGTACGCCGTCTCGCGGGCGGCCGGCTGTCGGGGGATGACGGTGTGTCTGTTCCGAAGACGGACATGGTGGGCCGTACCTCCGCGGTGAGCTTGCTTCCTTGCCTCGTACATCCATTGAAGCCCCGTCAGCGTGGTCCGGCATCGCCCCGTGGAAGCATTCCCGACTACGCCCCTGGGCGCATGCCTCCCGGCCTGCGGGAGGGGGTGTCCCCTAGGGGGCGTCCCGGGCCGCGGTGGGGTTGATCACCCCGTGTGGGCGCAGCGTACGCTGCCGGGTATGTCGGCAAACCAGCAGAGTGCGCCCAGCACGCCGCCCACCGAGAACGCCATGCGACGCGCCCTCCGCCGGGCCCGGGACGGGGTGTCCGTGGACACCGCCGAGGCCGCCGTGCTGCTCCAGGCGCGCGGCGAGGACCTCCGGGACCTCTGCGCCACCGCGGCCCGGATCCGCGACGCCGGACTGGAGGCGGCCGGCCGGCCGGGTGTCGTCACCTACTCGCGCAAGGTCTTCATCCCGCTGACCCGCCTCTGCCGGGACCGCTGCCACTACTGCACCTTCGTCACCGTCCCCGGGAAGCTCCGCAAGGAGGGCTCGCGGACGGAGGGCCTCTTCCTCTCCCCGGACGAGGTGCTGGAGATCGCCCGCCAGGGCGCCGAACTCGGCTGCAAGGAGGCCCTGTTCACGCTCGGCGACAAGCCCGAGGACCGCTGGCCGGAAGCCCGCGAGTGGCTGGACGCGCACGGCTACGACGACACCCTGGCCTACGTCCGCGCGATGTCCATCCGGGTGCTTGAGGAGACCGGGCTGCTGCCGCACCTCAACCCCGGGGTGCTCGGCTGGACCGACTTCCAGCGGCTCAAGCCGGTCGCCCCCTCCATGGGGATGATGCTGGAGACCACCGCCGCCCGGCTGTGGTCCGAGCCCGGCGGCCCCCACCACGGCTCCCCGGACAAGGACCCCGCCGTCCGGCTGCGGGTGCTGGAGGACGCCGGACGCTCCAACGTCCCCTTCACCTCCGGGATCCTGATCGGGATCGGCGAGACCTACGAGGAGCGCGCGGACTCGCTCTTCGCGCTGCGCCGGGTCGCCCGGCAGTACCACGGCCTCCAGGAGGTCATCGTCCAGAACTTCCGCGCCAAGCCGGACACGGCGATGCGCGGGATGCCGGACGCCGAGCTGGAGGAGCTGGCCGCGGCGATCGCCGTCGCCCGCGTCGTCCTCGGCCCCGCCGCCCGCATCCAGGCCCCGCCGAACCTGGTCGACGGCGAGTACGCGCTGATGGTGGGCGCGGGGATCGACGACTGGGGCGGGGTCTCCCCGCTCACCCCCGACCACGTCAACCCCGAGCGCCCGTGGCCGCAGATCGAGCAGCTCGCCGAGCGCACCGCCGAGTCCGGCTTCGAGCTGCGCGAACGGCTCACCGTCTACCCCGAGTTCGTCCGCCGCGGCGAGCCCTGGCTGGACCCCCGGGTGCTCCGGCACGTCAGCGCGCTGGCCGACCCGGAGACCGGGCTCGCCCTGGAGGGCGCCCGCCCGCGGGGCCTGCCCTGGCAGGAGCCCGAGGACGGCCTCGCCGAGGCCTTCGGCCGCACCGACCTCCACCGCACCATCGACACCGAGGGCCGCACCGCCGACCGCCGGGACGACTTCGACGAGGTCTACGGCGACTGGGAGTCGCTGCGCGAGGACGCCCAGCGGACCTCCGCCCCCGAGCGGATCGGCGGCGACCTCCGCGAGGCGCTGTCCGTCGCCGCTGACGACCCGACGAAGCTGACGGACGATCAGGCGCTGGCCCTGCTGCACGCCGACGGCCCGGCCCTGGACGCTCTGTGCTCCATCGCCGACGACGTCCGCAAGTCCGCGGTCGGGGACACCGTGACGTACATCGTCACCCGGAACATCAACTTCACCAACGTCTGCTACACCGGCTGCCGCTTCTGCGCCTTCGCGCAGCGCCGCACCGACGCCGACGCCTACACCCTCTCCATGGAGCAGATCGCCGACCGGGCCCAGCAGGCCTGGGAGGTGGGCGCGGTGGAGGTCTGCATGCAGGGCGGCATCCACCCGGACCTGCCCGGCACGGCGTACTTCGACATCGCCCGCGCGGTGAAGGAGCGGGTCCCGGGGATGCACGTCCACGCCTTCTCGCCGATGGAGGTGGTGAACGGCGCCACCCGCACCGGCCTCTCCATCCGCGACTGGCTGCAGCGGGCCAAGGAGTCCGGCCTCGACACCATCCCGGGCACGGCCGCCGAGATCCTGGACGACGAGGTCCGCTGGGTGCTCACCAAGGGCAAGCTGCCCGCCGACACCTGGGTCGAGGTCGTCTCCACCGCCCACGAGCTGGGCATCCGCTCCTCCTCGACGATGATGTACGGCCACGTCGACCAGCCCAGGCACTGGCTCGGCCACCTCCGCCTCCTCGCCGGGATGCAGGAGCGCTCGCTCGAATCCACCGAGGGCGGTGGCTTCACCGAGTTCGTCACCCTGCCCTTCGTCCACACCAACGCCCCGGTGTACCTGGCCGGGCTGGCCCGCTCCGGCCCGTCCATGCGGGACAACCGCGCGGTGACCGCGATGGCCCGGCTGCTCCTCCACCCGTACATCCCCAACATCCAGACCAGCTGGGTGAAGCTGGGCGAGGCCGGCGCCGCCGAGATGCTCCGCAGCGGCGCCAACGACCTCGGCGGAACGCTGATGGAGGAGACCATCTCCCGGATGGCCGGCTCCTCCTACGGCAGCTACAAGTCCATCCGCGACCTGGAGGCGATCGCCGAGGCGGCCGGCCGGCCGATCGCCCCGCGCACCACCCTCTACGGGCCGGTCCCGGAGGAGCGCGTCGCGGCCGCCCGCGCCTCGGACGGCCACCTTCCCGAGCTGCTCCCGGTGCTCGACGCACCCTGACCGGTCTGATCGTCGGAACGATACCCTTCACGGGACGCGACAGAACGCCTACCGGAGGTGCCCACCCGTGATGCAGCTGTGGTCCCGCGCCCAGCAGCAGGACTTCCGCAGCCGGGTCCGCGGTTGCCTGCTCGGCGGGGCGATCGGCGACGCCCTGGGCGCGGGGGTGGAGTTCGCCGCCCTCGCCGACATCCGCGCGAAGCACGGGCCGCGCGGAGTCGAGGACTTCGTCCGCTCCTACGGGCGGGTCGGCGCCATCACGGACGACACCCAGATGACCCTCTTCACCGTCGAGGGCCTGATCCGGGCGCACGTCCGCCGGGACACCGGGGGCTGGCACCCGCCGACCGACCTCCACCGGGCGTACCGGCGCTGGGAGCAGACCCAGCGCGAGTGGGGTCCGGACGAGCGCCGCGAGGAGCAGGGCTGGCTGGCCCGCCAGGAGTGGTTGTACGCCCAGCGCGCGCCCGGCAACGCGTGCCTGACCGGCCTGGCCGACGACGTCATGGGCACCCTGGAGAAGCCGAAGAACCCCGGCTCCAAGGGCTGCGGGACGGTGATGCGCTCGGCGCCGTTCGGGCTGCTCGCGGGGTGGGAGCCGGCCCTGGTCTTCCAGATCGCCATCGAGGCGGCGGTGCTGACCCACGGTCATCCGACCGGCTACCTCTCCGCGGCCGCCTTCGCGGTGATCGTCCACACGGTGGTGCGCGGCGGCACGCTGGAGGACGGCGTGCAGACCGCGCTGCGGATGCTGGCCGAGCGGCCGGATCACGAGGAGACGACCAGGGCGCTGGAGCGCGCGCTGGAGGAGGTCCGGGCCGGGGAGCCGTCCGCGGAGCGGGTGGAGCGGCTGGGCCAGGGCTGGATCGCCGAGGAGGCGCTGTCCATCGGCGTCTACTGCGCGCTGGTCGCCGAGGACGTGCGCAGCGGGCTGCTGCTGGCCGTCAACCACTCCGGGGACAGCGACTCCACCGGCTCCGTCTGCGGCAACCTCCTCGGCGCGGTGCACGGCGAGACCGCTCTGCCCGGTGAGTGGCTGGCCCAGCTGGAGGGCCGCGAGACCATCTCCGTCCTCGCGGACGACTTCGCCATGGAGATGACCCACGGCCCCGAACTCCACGGCCCCCGCCGCCCCCCCAACGCCTGGACCAAGCGCTACCCACCTACGGTCTGAGCCCCGGGCCCCGAGCGCAGCGCCGCAGGGCAAATCCAGGGGCGCGGGGAACTGCGCGCCCAGCCCACTACGGCGCCGCACCCGGCAACGGCACTCGTGTTGCAACCCGAACTCCGTTGCCGTTTGCCGACCGTAAGTGGCTGGGCGCGCAGTTCCCCGCGCCCCTGGATTTGCCCTGCGGGCTCCATCCCGGGGCAGAGAAATCAGCTCGGCACGCGCTCGCT contains the following coding sequences:
- a CDS encoding ABC transporter substrate-binding protein, whose protein sequence is MPITRRAFLAASGLSAAAAALAACGSGGGASSSGTPSGQLEVFSWWTAGGEKDALNALVADFSLNNPTVRFVNRAVAGGAGTAAKAELARRLQAGSPPDTFQGQIGGALHGYVEAGQLEPVDFLYHQEGWEKTFNPQLLPMIRKGGSYYAVPVDIHHINMLWSNQKICDHLGISSSPTTIREFLDNLKTVQRSGGGIIPLATSEEWSFKHAFETLLLSVLGPDQYTALWKPGGNFGSSGVKQAISYFAELLPYCSSLDGSLTWDQATQKLGQGKACYQIMGDWAEANLKAGSLYLTPRKDYNWAPVPGTEGVFEFEADCFTLPKGAKNRDAAVAWLKECGSRRGQDDFDTVKGAIPPRASVDSTERTLYDEYQKWSLDLWRAKSTRLVGSVTHGTLVTNDWNSAIDTAVTAFLKTRQQSSFQEALAAAGKKYAFTD
- a CDS encoding ADP-ribosylglycohydrolase family protein, with the translated sequence MQLWSRAQQQDFRSRVRGCLLGGAIGDALGAGVEFAALADIRAKHGPRGVEDFVRSYGRVGAITDDTQMTLFTVEGLIRAHVRRDTGGWHPPTDLHRAYRRWEQTQREWGPDERREEQGWLARQEWLYAQRAPGNACLTGLADDVMGTLEKPKNPGSKGCGTVMRSAPFGLLAGWEPALVFQIAIEAAVLTHGHPTGYLSAAAFAVIVHTVVRGGTLEDGVQTALRMLAERPDHEETTRALERALEEVRAGEPSAERVERLGQGWIAEEALSIGVYCALVAEDVRSGLLLAVNHSGDSDSTGSVCGNLLGAVHGETALPGEWLAQLEGRETISVLADDFAMEMTHGPELHGPRRPPNAWTKRYPPTV
- a CDS encoding bifunctional FO biosynthesis protein CofGH, producing the protein MRRALRRARDGVSVDTAEAAVLLQARGEDLRDLCATAARIRDAGLEAAGRPGVVTYSRKVFIPLTRLCRDRCHYCTFVTVPGKLRKEGSRTEGLFLSPDEVLEIARQGAELGCKEALFTLGDKPEDRWPEAREWLDAHGYDDTLAYVRAMSIRVLEETGLLPHLNPGVLGWTDFQRLKPVAPSMGMMLETTAARLWSEPGGPHHGSPDKDPAVRLRVLEDAGRSNVPFTSGILIGIGETYEERADSLFALRRVARQYHGLQEVIVQNFRAKPDTAMRGMPDAELEELAAAIAVARVVLGPAARIQAPPNLVDGEYALMVGAGIDDWGGVSPLTPDHVNPERPWPQIEQLAERTAESGFELRERLTVYPEFVRRGEPWLDPRVLRHVSALADPETGLALEGARPRGLPWQEPEDGLAEAFGRTDLHRTIDTEGRTADRRDDFDEVYGDWESLREDAQRTSAPERIGGDLREALSVAADDPTKLTDDQALALLHADGPALDALCSIADDVRKSAVGDTVTYIVTRNINFTNVCYTGCRFCAFAQRRTDADAYTLSMEQIADRAQQAWEVGAVEVCMQGGIHPDLPGTAYFDIARAVKERVPGMHVHAFSPMEVVNGATRTGLSIRDWLQRAKESGLDTIPGTAAEILDDEVRWVLTKGKLPADTWVEVVSTAHELGIRSSSTMMYGHVDQPRHWLGHLRLLAGMQERSLESTEGGGFTEFVTLPFVHTNAPVYLAGLARSGPSMRDNRAVTAMARLLLHPYIPNIQTSWVKLGEAGAAEMLRSGANDLGGTLMEETISRMAGSSYGSYKSIRDLEAIAEAAGRPIAPRTTLYGPVPEERVAAARASDGHLPELLPVLDAP
- a CDS encoding LolA family protein encodes the protein MLLPAGVAAVGIVGVGLVPALAASASPSLPTLTPQQLVAKVMAAKQQTLSGTVQSSSDLGVPAQILDQLPSSAASGSGGGLSPRAAMTALLSGTHTFQVAVDGPAHRAKLVAPDLPGGQEVLVRNGSQAWVYDGAKNTATHLTGLSTKSDPADRTAAGLAGMTPQQAADKALRQLGPTTDVSVAGATRVAGRNAYQLVLKPKGAGSTVSEVRIAVDAATFTPLQVQADSTDGGDPIVDVRFTTVDFGTPAAAAFDYAPPKGAKVVTHDASAGVQPNHKGALTPGQKKALHLKGVPGRPGAAGSGAAGLPGLSGGSERTIGSGWTTVVEFTAPKAAKSGSAHTGSSSAPSALGGLGSLKSLGKSVPGGTLFSTRVVNVLIADNGTVYAGAVTPTVLEHDAGH